From the Maioricimonas rarisocia genome, one window contains:
- a CDS encoding glutamine synthetase III family protein encodes MKTATLHSSSSTNGAGSAAGSGRNSVGGGSARQSAIAAVTNYRTTSAPLDFRETPAQELFGANVFSKEKMRDRLPKAVFKSLLKTIEEGEKLDPTTADVVAAAMKDWAIEKGATHYAHVFYPLTGMTAEKHDSFLSPNGQGSAIADFSGGQLIQGEPDGSSFPTGGIRQTFEARGYTIWDVTSPAYILENANGTTLCIPTAFVSWTGEALDKKTPVLRSMQALNKQAQRVLKLFGHTDETLVSSTAGPEQEYFLIDRNFFFARPDLINAGRTLFGAKPPKGQEFDDHYFGAIPDRVLAFMLETERELLKLGIPIKTRHNEVAPGQYELAPVFESANLATDHQQLMMITLRRVAERYGMSCLTHEKPFAGVNGSGKHVNWSLGSASQGNLLDPGDTPHENAQFLLFCAAVIRAVHKHQGLLRAVVASAGNDHRLGANEAPPAIISIFLGDQLTDVFEQIKSGGANSSLPKGTLTVGVDVLPPLPKDAGDRNRTSPFAFTGNRFEFRAVGSNQSIAGPLVAMNTIVAESLDYCATQLEEATGGDPGKLNAALQELLTQIMNDHGAVVFNGDGYSAEWHEEAEKRGLLNLKTTADALPALKTPEVKELFKKYEVLSERELESRLETYLEQYCLSVHVEANLTLEMARTLIFPAAIRYQNELASACANLKLVGYEFDTDTLDRVTELVKYLQDSIAALEDVLLQGHDGDLIAEANFIRDTTIPAMNFVRKYADELEGFVADDLWPLPTYQEMLFIR; translated from the coding sequence ATGAAAACCGCGACCCTGCACTCGTCATCGTCCACCAATGGAGCCGGCTCGGCCGCCGGTTCAGGCCGCAATTCCGTGGGCGGCGGTTCAGCCAGGCAGTCCGCCATCGCCGCGGTCACCAACTACCGCACGACGTCTGCTCCGCTCGACTTCCGCGAAACGCCGGCTCAGGAACTTTTCGGAGCCAACGTCTTCTCCAAGGAGAAGATGCGCGACCGCCTTCCGAAGGCCGTCTTCAAGTCGCTGCTGAAGACCATCGAAGAAGGGGAAAAACTCGACCCCACCACCGCCGATGTCGTCGCCGCCGCCATGAAGGACTGGGCCATCGAAAAGGGTGCGACGCACTACGCCCACGTCTTCTATCCCCTGACCGGAATGACCGCCGAGAAGCACGACAGCTTCCTCTCCCCCAACGGGCAGGGGAGCGCCATCGCTGACTTCAGCGGCGGACAGCTCATCCAGGGCGAACCGGACGGTTCCAGCTTTCCGACCGGAGGCATCCGCCAGACGTTCGAAGCCCGTGGCTACACGATCTGGGACGTCACCAGCCCGGCATACATTCTCGAGAACGCCAACGGTACGACGCTCTGCATCCCGACCGCTTTCGTCTCCTGGACCGGCGAAGCGCTCGACAAGAAGACCCCCGTCCTCCGCTCGATGCAGGCCCTCAACAAGCAGGCCCAGCGGGTGCTCAAGCTGTTCGGCCACACCGACGAGACGCTGGTGTCGTCGACGGCCGGTCCCGAGCAGGAATACTTCCTGATCGATCGCAACTTCTTCTTCGCCCGCCCCGACCTCATCAACGCAGGACGCACCCTCTTCGGAGCCAAGCCACCCAAGGGGCAGGAGTTCGATGACCACTACTTCGGCGCCATTCCCGATCGCGTCCTCGCCTTCATGCTCGAGACCGAACGGGAACTGCTCAAGCTCGGCATTCCGATCAAGACCCGGCACAACGAAGTCGCACCGGGACAGTACGAACTGGCTCCCGTCTTCGAATCGGCCAACCTGGCGACCGATCATCAGCAGTTGATGATGATCACACTCCGCCGTGTTGCCGAGCGGTACGGCATGAGCTGCCTGACCCACGAAAAGCCGTTCGCCGGCGTCAACGGTTCGGGCAAGCACGTCAACTGGTCGCTGGGAAGCGCCAGCCAGGGCAACCTGCTCGATCCAGGCGACACGCCGCACGAGAACGCACAGTTCCTCCTCTTCTGTGCTGCTGTGATCCGCGCAGTCCACAAGCATCAGGGACTGCTCCGGGCCGTGGTCGCCTCGGCAGGCAACGATCACCGCCTCGGTGCGAACGAAGCTCCTCCGGCGATCATCTCGATCTTTCTGGGAGACCAGCTCACCGACGTCTTCGAACAGATCAAGTCGGGCGGAGCGAACTCTTCACTGCCGAAGGGAACGCTGACAGTCGGCGTCGACGTGCTGCCGCCGCTTCCCAAGGATGCCGGCGATCGCAACCGCACCAGCCCGTTCGCCTTCACCGGCAACCGCTTCGAGTTCCGCGCCGTCGGCTCCAACCAGTCGATTGCCGGCCCGCTCGTCGCAATGAATACCATCGTCGCCGAGTCGCTCGACTACTGTGCGACGCAGCTCGAGGAAGCGACCGGCGGAGATCCCGGCAAGCTCAATGCGGCTCTGCAGGAACTGCTCACGCAGATCATGAACGATCACGGAGCGGTCGTCTTCAACGGCGACGGGTACTCGGCTGAGTGGCACGAGGAGGCGGAGAAGCGCGGCCTGCTCAACCTCAAGACGACCGCCGATGCTCTTCCGGCCCTCAAGACGCCTGAAGTCAAGGAGCTGTTTAAGAAGTACGAAGTGCTCTCGGAGCGGGAACTCGAAAGCCGCCTCGAAACGTACCTCGAACAGTACTGCCTGAGCGTCCACGTCGAAGCCAACCTGACTCTCGAAATGGCCCGCACGCTGATCTTCCCGGCGGCAATCCGGTATCAGAACGAGCTCGCCTCGGCCTGTGCCAATCTGAAGCTGGTCGGCTACGAGTTCGACACCGATACGCTCGATCGCGTGACGGAACTGGTCAAGTACCTTCAGGACAGCATTGCGGCACTCGAAGACGTGCTGCTGCAGGGACATGACGGCGACCTGATCGCCGAGGCGAACTTCATTCGGGACACGACGATCCCCGCGATGAACTTCGTCCGCAAGTATGCTGACGAACTTGAAGGCTTCGTCGCCGACGACCTCTGGCCGCTCCCCACTTACCAGGAGATGCTGTTCATCCGCTGA
- a CDS encoding WD40 repeat domain-containing protein: protein MASRIELWPTDSFAVPDRVLHSAGGRASKLAFLNTGSDTLLASVIDRRGTIRLRAVDLDKDTITGDIAHHQITDGADCYGFSFDVSPRNQQIALGGCGFLVLLDPRSFQITHRFTGLGEDFQCQVVSFSPDGRLLVSCGSHHTLRLWDASTGELLVEREYFLPINVAFSPDGQTIASTGSLRKGSPSVLLWDVQALLQDAREEARNDAK, encoded by the coding sequence ATGGCATCCCGGATTGAACTGTGGCCAACCGACAGCTTCGCGGTCCCCGATCGAGTGCTCCACTCAGCCGGTGGGCGCGCATCCAAGCTTGCGTTTCTCAACACAGGCAGCGACACGCTTCTTGCCAGCGTCATCGACCGCAGGGGGACGATCCGCCTGCGCGCCGTCGATCTCGATAAGGACACGATCACAGGGGACATCGCTCATCATCAGATTACTGACGGGGCGGACTGCTATGGTTTCAGCTTCGACGTCTCCCCCCGCAACCAGCAGATCGCCCTGGGTGGTTGCGGCTTTCTTGTCCTGCTCGATCCCCGTTCGTTTCAGATCACCCACAGATTTACCGGCCTTGGCGAGGATTTCCAATGCCAGGTCGTTTCGTTCTCCCCCGACGGCCGCCTGCTGGTGAGCTGTGGAAGTCATCACACGCTCCGGCTGTGGGACGCGTCAACGGGTGAGCTGCTCGTCGAACGCGAATACTTCCTTCCAATCAACGTTGCCTTCTCTCCGGACGGACAGACCATTGCGTCGACCGGCAGTTTGCGCAAAGGGAGCCCATCCGTTCTGCTGTGGGACGTCCAGGCACTACTCCAGGACGCTCGCGAGGAGGCTCGCAATGACGCCAAATGA
- a CDS encoding serine hydrolase domain-containing protein codes for MQSICRWSVVGLVLLCPSVGSAAEIAEDALDRARTELRDAVESGNVAGAVHLVARDGKTVYLEATGVRDIEGGEPFTPDTIIRIYSMTKPVTSVAAMTLFEAGKFELDDPVSRYIPAFADMKVLEEGDDGVRFVSPERPLQVRDVFCHATGYSYGGGNPHAREYYEREGMRYRPPAGMLPPELTIEKAAESLARIPALHHPGERFTYGFNTDLLGRLIEVWSGKPLGEYMQEAVLAPLEMTDTGFSVPEQKRDRFACCHTTRDGTLAVVDRAETSPFNDGFEFVSGGGGLVSTIRDYGNFCQMLVDGGEFNGNTVLKAETLRLMFADQLNGAAGDFRFGLGFAINDVEIRSGDNARKVPQYSWGGYASTDFRVVPEEKLYQIVVRQHVPSSHGLANRLFRIVYTGVE; via the coding sequence ATGCAGTCAATCTGCCGGTGGTCTGTTGTCGGTCTCGTGTTGCTCTGCCCGTCTGTCGGTTCCGCTGCCGAGATTGCGGAAGATGCCCTCGATCGGGCACGGACTGAGCTGAGAGACGCGGTCGAGTCGGGAAACGTTGCCGGTGCCGTCCACCTGGTGGCCCGCGACGGAAAGACGGTCTATCTCGAAGCGACTGGAGTTCGGGATATCGAGGGCGGGGAGCCGTTCACGCCGGACACGATCATCCGGATCTATTCGATGACCAAGCCGGTCACGTCGGTGGCGGCGATGACGCTGTTCGAGGCGGGGAAGTTCGAGCTGGACGATCCGGTCAGCAGGTACATTCCCGCGTTCGCCGACATGAAGGTTCTCGAAGAGGGGGACGACGGCGTTCGATTCGTTTCACCAGAACGGCCACTGCAGGTGCGGGACGTATTCTGCCACGCGACCGGTTACAGCTATGGCGGTGGGAACCCGCACGCACGCGAATACTACGAGCGGGAAGGAATGCGATATCGTCCGCCGGCCGGCATGCTGCCTCCCGAATTGACGATTGAAAAAGCCGCCGAGTCGCTGGCTCGCATCCCTGCCCTGCACCATCCGGGAGAACGTTTTACGTACGGCTTCAACACCGATCTGTTGGGGCGGCTGATCGAGGTCTGGTCCGGCAAGCCGCTCGGGGAATACATGCAGGAGGCGGTGCTGGCGCCTCTGGAGATGACCGACACCGGTTTCTCGGTTCCCGAACAGAAACGCGATCGGTTTGCCTGCTGTCACACCACACGGGATGGAACCCTGGCCGTCGTTGACCGTGCTGAGACCAGTCCATTTAACGACGGCTTCGAATTTGTCTCCGGAGGTGGTGGCCTGGTGTCGACGATCCGGGACTACGGGAACTTCTGCCAGATGCTGGTCGATGGAGGGGAATTCAACGGGAACACGGTTTTGAAGGCCGAGACGCTCCGGCTGATGTTCGCCGATCAGCTGAACGGGGCGGCGGGCGACTTCCGGTTCGGCCTGGGCTTCGCGATCAACGACGTCGAGATTAGATCGGGAGACAATGCCCGCAAGGTTCCACAGTACTCCTGGGGCGGGTATGCGAGCACCGACTTTCGCGTCGTGCCGGAGGAGAAGCTGTATCAGATCGTCGTTCGCCAGCATGTTCCGTCATCACACGGTCTGGCGAACCGGCTGTTCCGGATCGTGTACACGGGGGTGGAGTAG
- a CDS encoding ThuA domain-containing protein, protein MKHAVFVLALLLTTTGVLRAESVHVLVWDERQPRQSEAYDNFLGNEIVARLQASTEDLEFRSVTIDDPAQGLSPENLEWADVLVWWGHVRQAEVTQDNARRILDRILAGELDLIALHSAHWARPFTAAMNWRSVEQGRRHFEQQAGEKQLTIETVPPPREFTVPIHGSVRTPAFFGYRKSRDTYHGIIHLPWCCFPDYRPDGEPSTVTVLSPRHPIAAGLPETFTVHQTEMYNEPFHVPEPDEVIFEETWEKGERFRSGMVWNIGEGRVFYFRPGHETYPVFKQAQTLKVLENACRWLGTSEPE, encoded by the coding sequence ATGAAACACGCTGTCTTCGTTCTCGCCCTGTTGCTCACGACGACAGGGGTTCTCCGCGCCGAGTCGGTCCACGTTCTCGTCTGGGACGAGCGGCAGCCCCGGCAGTCCGAAGCGTACGACAACTTCCTGGGGAACGAGATCGTCGCGAGACTGCAGGCATCGACAGAGGACCTCGAATTCCGCTCGGTCACAATCGACGATCCCGCGCAGGGACTCTCGCCGGAAAACCTCGAATGGGCCGACGTGCTCGTCTGGTGGGGACACGTCCGGCAGGCCGAAGTCACGCAGGACAACGCCCGCCGTATTCTCGACCGCATCCTCGCCGGCGAACTCGACCTGATCGCTCTGCACTCCGCCCACTGGGCCCGTCCCTTCACCGCCGCCATGAACTGGCGCAGCGTCGAGCAGGGGCGTCGCCACTTCGAGCAGCAGGCCGGAGAGAAGCAACTCACGATCGAAACGGTCCCGCCGCCACGCGAGTTCACCGTCCCGATCCACGGCAGCGTCCGCACGCCTGCGTTCTTCGGCTACCGCAAGAGCCGGGACACCTACCACGGGATCATTCACCTGCCGTGGTGCTGCTTCCCCGACTACCGCCCCGATGGCGAGCCGAGCACGGTCACCGTGCTCTCCCCCCGGCACCCGATTGCCGCCGGCCTGCCCGAGACCTTCACGGTGCATCAGACCGAGATGTACAACGAGCCGTTCCACGTGCCGGAACCGGACGAAGTCATCTTCGAGGAAACCTGGGAGAAGGGGGAACGGTTTCGCAGCGGGATGGTCTGGAACATCGGCGAAGGGCGCGTGTTCTACTTCCGCCCAGGTCACGAAACGTACCCGGTCTTCAAGCAGGCCCAGACGCTCAAGGTGCTGGAGAACGCCTGCCGCTGGCTCGGCACTTCCGAACCGGAATAA
- a CDS encoding transposase, whose translation MSSKDRLVVHATIERHCTIRRWTLHKLNVRSNHVHIVVTAPDCAPAIVRDQLKAWCTRKLKAIHPRRSHFWTEGASCRWINHEDDLESAIRYVGEAQNRKWRDR comes from the coding sequence ATGTCCAGTAAAGATCGTCTGGTCGTCCACGCAACAATTGAACGACATTGCACAATCCGCAGGTGGACTCTGCACAAACTCAATGTGCGTTCGAATCACGTTCACATTGTCGTCACGGCCCCCGACTGCGCGCCAGCAATCGTACGTGACCAACTGAAGGCGTGGTGCACGCGGAAACTCAAAGCGATTCATCCTCGGCGGTCACACTTCTGGACTGAAGGTGCCAGCTGCCGGTGGATTAACCACGAAGACGACCTTGAGTCTGCGATTCGATACGTTGGCGAGGCACAAAATCGGAAGTGGCGCGACCGCTAG
- a CDS encoding DUF1501 domain-containing protein, with translation MPRPHGTSRRTFLVASTLGLAGSSLAPTRQAAAAADSATGGRAKSTILFFLCGGASHIDMWDMKPEAPAEYRGPFAPIATSAPGVRLCEHLPLLARQAHHLALINSVGATVNTNDHHAGYYYNLTGHVPDITFRTLGNNRTPFPDDWPFMGSVVASRRPRHAYLPNSVALPHMPSRKPYTRPGQFAARLGVEHDSLYLNGSRENPLKFHAPSLSLQEGIDTPRLNSRRELLSAIDEARRSFDATAATQTWNRQIDRALSLLASSRTTAAFDVSQEPESVRERYGDSVNAMSLLLARRLVEAGVPFITVFWLGTGVGSPLAKKCRSAGSWDTHGNNFNCLKDSLLPEFDRGFSALVEDLADRGLLDETMLLVTSEMGRKPKIGDPRSGGVSGAGRDHWTHCLTDVVAGGGIEGGRTFGASDRFAEYPADHPVTPADVAKTVWHGMGIDDLIAYDSQNRPYQLLDEGEPIYDLF, from the coding sequence ATGCCACGCCCGCACGGTACTTCGCGACGCACCTTCCTGGTCGCTTCCACCCTCGGTCTGGCCGGCTCAAGCCTGGCCCCGACCCGCCAGGCCGCTGCCGCTGCAGACTCGGCAACCGGCGGCCGCGCGAAGTCGACGATCCTGTTCTTTCTCTGCGGCGGCGCCTCTCACATCGACATGTGGGACATGAAGCCCGAAGCCCCAGCCGAGTACCGGGGTCCCTTCGCACCGATCGCCACGTCCGCCCCCGGCGTGAGGCTTTGCGAGCACCTGCCGCTGCTCGCCCGGCAGGCCCATCACCTGGCGCTCATCAACTCGGTCGGCGCGACGGTGAACACCAACGACCATCACGCCGGCTACTACTACAACCTGACCGGCCACGTCCCGGACATCACCTTCCGGACGCTCGGCAACAACCGCACACCGTTCCCCGACGACTGGCCCTTCATGGGAAGCGTCGTCGCCTCCCGGCGCCCCCGGCACGCCTACCTGCCGAACAGCGTCGCGCTGCCGCACATGCCCAGTCGCAAGCCGTACACCCGTCCCGGGCAGTTCGCCGCCAGGCTCGGTGTCGAGCATGACTCGCTGTACCTCAATGGCAGCCGCGAGAATCCGCTGAAGTTTCACGCACCGTCGCTTTCGCTGCAGGAGGGGATCGACACGCCCCGCCTCAATTCCCGCCGCGAACTCCTCTCCGCCATCGACGAAGCACGCCGGAGCTTCGACGCCACGGCCGCGACACAGACATGGAACCGCCAGATCGACCGGGCCCTCTCGCTGCTCGCCTCCTCCAGGACGACGGCCGCCTTCGACGTGTCACAGGAGCCCGAATCGGTCCGCGAGCGCTACGGCGATTCAGTCAACGCCATGAGCCTGCTGCTGGCCCGCCGGCTCGTCGAAGCGGGGGTGCCCTTCATCACGGTCTTCTGGCTCGGCACTGGCGTCGGCTCTCCGCTGGCAAAGAAGTGCAGGAGTGCCGGCAGCTGGGACACACACGGCAACAACTTCAACTGCCTGAAGGACAGCCTCCTTCCCGAGTTCGACCGTGGCTTCTCCGCCCTGGTTGAAGATCTCGCGGACCGCGGTCTGCTCGACGAGACCATGCTGCTGGTCACGAGCGAAATGGGACGCAAACCGAAGATCGGCGATCCCCGTTCGGGCGGTGTCTCAGGTGCCGGTCGCGACCACTGGACACACTGTCTGACCGACGTGGTCGCGGGTGGTGGCATCGAGGGAGGCCGAACGTTCGGTGCCAGCGATCGCTTCGCCGAGTATCCCGCCGACCACCCCGTCACCCCCGCCGACGTCGCAAAGACCGTGTGGCACGGGATGGGCATCGACGATCTGATCGCCTACGACTCACAGAACCGGCCGTATCAGCTTCTCGACGAAGGCGAACCGATCTACGATCTGTTCTGA
- a CDS encoding TetR/AcrR family transcriptional regulator, which produces MSPSTTRKSNARQRIVETAERLFYAEGVRAVGIDRIIAEAGVAKMTLYNHFASKDDLILAVLEYREQKIDAMFADGIERHVAAGEKPLDAFFAVLKEWFESPGFRGCAFINASIELADCEHPGSQFSARHKQQFHAMIEEVIRETAGRKGAAAAPAVALLVEGAIVTAVMEQSSEPADVARQAALALVARARRK; this is translated from the coding sequence ATGAGCCCGTCAACCACCCGAAAGTCGAACGCCCGGCAGCGGATCGTCGAGACCGCCGAGCGACTCTTTTACGCCGAGGGAGTCCGCGCGGTCGGCATCGACCGCATCATCGCCGAGGCGGGCGTCGCCAAGATGACTCTGTACAACCACTTCGCCTCCAAGGATGACCTGATTCTGGCGGTGCTGGAGTATCGGGAGCAGAAGATCGACGCCATGTTTGCCGACGGGATCGAGCGGCACGTGGCGGCGGGCGAGAAGCCGCTGGATGCGTTCTTTGCGGTGCTGAAGGAGTGGTTCGAGAGTCCGGGATTTCGCGGGTGCGCGTTTATCAACGCGTCGATCGAACTGGCGGACTGCGAGCATCCCGGTTCGCAGTTCTCCGCACGGCACAAGCAGCAGTTCCACGCGATGATCGAAGAGGTCATTCGCGAGACCGCCGGGAGGAAAGGAGCGGCGGCCGCACCGGCGGTGGCACTGCTGGTCGAAGGGGCCATTGTCACGGCGGTCATGGAGCAGTCCTCCGAACCAGCGGATGTCGCCCGGCAGGCGGCCCTGGCGCTGGTGGCGCGGGCGAGACGAAAGTAG
- a CDS encoding adenylate kinase family protein yields MHKYVIMGVQGCGKGTQARLLQQKLDLVHISVGDIFRWHIANHTKLGAQVKRIIAAGNLVGDEIVESIVRQRLDEHDWNYGFILDGFPRSESQALFFLESYDIDAVIHVHLPDQLVRDRVLSRRLCGNCGLDYNLISHRPAVENVCDVCTGQLICRPDDTPEALAERLRDYHTKTRPVLDLFRRKELVLDIDGTPPADEIQQNIREQLGV; encoded by the coding sequence ATGCACAAGTACGTCATCATGGGCGTCCAGGGATGCGGCAAAGGCACGCAGGCCCGCCTCCTGCAGCAGAAACTGGATCTGGTTCACATCAGCGTCGGCGACATCTTTCGCTGGCACATCGCCAATCACACCAAGCTGGGTGCACAGGTCAAACGCATCATCGCCGCCGGGAACCTCGTCGGTGACGAGATCGTCGAATCGATCGTCCGACAGCGCCTGGACGAACACGACTGGAACTACGGCTTCATCCTCGACGGCTTTCCCCGCAGCGAATCCCAGGCCCTCTTCTTCCTCGAAAGCTACGACATCGACGCGGTCATTCACGTCCACCTGCCGGACCAACTGGTCCGCGACCGAGTCCTCTCCCGGCGGCTCTGCGGCAACTGCGGCCTGGACTACAACCTCATCTCGCATCGCCCCGCGGTGGAGAATGTCTGCGACGTCTGCACCGGCCAGCTCATCTGCCGTCCCGACGACACCCCCGAAGCACTCGCCGAACGTCTTCGTGACTACCACACGAAGACCCGGCCGGTCCTTGACCTGTTCCGCCGCAAGGAACTGGTCCTCGACATCGACGGCACCCCGCCGGCCGACGAGATCCAGCAGAACATCCGCGAGCAACTGGGCGTGTGA
- a CDS encoding cysteine hydrolase, with the protein MSESSSSSPQQTIVYGSGRKPDAAVPRPGMPLRKGRVGIVVIDPQNDFLSSQGVTWGVVGQNVTENRTVENIGRLFALAKEREVPLFISPHYYYPHDHKWEFEGALERLMHDIGMFERPGPLDVSGLDGSGADWLEEYKPFIDDGETVVCSPHKVYGPQSNDLVLQLRKRGIEQVILAGMSANLCVESHLRELLEQGFEVAVVGDATAAAQIPGYDGYDAAITNFRFLASDLWSTDEAAGLLDALK; encoded by the coding sequence ATGTCCGAATCCAGTTCCTCCAGTCCTCAGCAGACCATCGTCTACGGCAGCGGTCGCAAGCCTGATGCCGCGGTTCCCCGACCCGGTATGCCGCTCCGCAAAGGGCGCGTCGGGATCGTGGTGATCGATCCCCAGAACGATTTCCTCAGTTCGCAGGGTGTGACGTGGGGTGTCGTCGGGCAGAACGTCACAGAGAACCGCACAGTCGAGAACATCGGCCGGCTGTTCGCGCTGGCGAAAGAACGGGAGGTGCCGCTGTTCATCAGCCCCCACTACTACTATCCGCACGACCACAAGTGGGAGTTCGAAGGGGCACTCGAAAGGCTGATGCACGATATCGGGATGTTCGAACGGCCGGGGCCGCTGGACGTCTCGGGACTGGACGGATCGGGGGCGGACTGGCTGGAAGAGTACAAGCCGTTCATCGACGACGGGGAAACGGTCGTGTGCAGTCCCCACAAGGTCTATGGCCCGCAGTCGAACGATCTGGTGCTGCAGCTGCGCAAGCGGGGGATCGAACAGGTGATCCTGGCCGGAATGTCGGCGAACCTGTGCGTCGAGTCGCATTTGCGGGAACTGCTCGAGCAGGGTTTCGAAGTTGCTGTGGTCGGAGACGCGACCGCGGCCGCTCAGATCCCCGGCTATGACGGGTATGACGCGGCGATCACGAACTTCCGCTTTCTGGCGAGCGACCTATGGAGCACGGACGAAGCTGCCGGACTGCTGGACGCGCTCAAGTAG
- a CDS encoding nuclear transport factor 2 family protein: MSSTTAIRPPFTAETAAAKVRAAEDAWNSRDPERVSLAYSEDSEWRNRSEFVRGRTEIRAFLTRKWEQELDYRLTKALWSFTDNRIAVRFQYEYRNAAGEWFRAYGNELWEFDEDGLMRRREASINDVPIKEQERRFHWPAPGPRPADDKGIPEVR; this comes from the coding sequence ATGTCCTCAACGACTGCCATACGGCCTCCGTTCACTGCCGAGACCGCTGCCGCCAAGGTGCGTGCCGCCGAAGATGCCTGGAACAGCCGGGATCCCGAGCGGGTTTCGCTGGCGTACTCGGAGGATTCCGAGTGGCGGAACCGGAGCGAGTTCGTGCGCGGGCGGACGGAGATCCGCGCGTTTCTCACACGAAAGTGGGAGCAGGAACTCGATTACCGGCTGACCAAGGCTCTGTGGAGTTTTACCGACAATCGGATCGCAGTCCGGTTCCAGTACGAGTACCGCAATGCGGCGGGGGAGTGGTTTCGCGCCTACGGGAACGAGTTGTGGGAGTTCGACGAGGACGGGCTGATGCGACGGCGCGAGGCGAGCATCAATGATGTGCCGATTAAGGAGCAGGAGCGACGGTTCCACTGGCCGGCTCCGGGCCCGCGTCCTGCGGATGACAAAGGGATTCCGGAGGTGAGGTGA
- a CDS encoding alpha/beta fold hydrolase: MTARINSELVFTCVAAVGLAASIADAGDRPAPEQVLHRTVTIDGLDIFYREAGPRDAPTVLLLHGFPTSSHMFRNLIPALSDRYHVVAPDYPGFGNSSAPDVDEFEYTFDNLTRVVERFTEEVGPTKYSLYVMDYGAPVGFRLAVQHPERVQALIVQNGNAYDEGIANDFWEPIKAYWDDPTPERKDALRGLLTLEATKWQYTHGVRNVETISPDTWGHVQPLLDRPGNQEIQLALFYSYGSNPPLYPQWQEYLRTHQPPTLVVWGKNDAIFPAAGAHPYKRDLKEVEFHLLDTGHFALEEEGAVIAGLIRDFLGRRVAD; this comes from the coding sequence ATGACTGCGCGCATTAACTCGGAACTCGTTTTCACCTGTGTTGCTGCTGTCGGGCTGGCTGCCAGCATTGCCGACGCCGGTGACCGCCCTGCCCCGGAGCAGGTTCTGCACCGGACCGTCACCATCGACGGACTGGACATTTTCTATCGTGAGGCGGGGCCGCGTGACGCCCCGACCGTACTGCTGCTGCACGGCTTTCCCACGTCGTCGCATATGTTTCGGAATCTCATCCCTGCCCTGTCGGACCGGTACCACGTGGTGGCGCCGGACTACCCCGGCTTCGGGAACAGTTCGGCCCCCGATGTCGATGAGTTCGAATACACATTCGACAACCTGACCCGTGTGGTGGAGAGGTTCACCGAAGAGGTCGGCCCGACGAAGTACTCGCTGTACGTAATGGATTACGGGGCGCCGGTCGGGTTCCGCCTGGCGGTGCAGCATCCAGAGCGGGTGCAGGCGCTGATCGTGCAGAACGGCAACGCCTACGACGAGGGGATTGCCAACGACTTCTGGGAGCCGATCAAGGCGTACTGGGATGATCCCACACCGGAGCGGAAGGATGCCCTTCGCGGGCTGCTGACGCTCGAGGCGACGAAGTGGCAGTACACGCATGGTGTCCGGAACGTTGAGACGATCAGCCCGGACACGTGGGGGCACGTGCAGCCGCTGCTGGATCGCCCCGGCAACCAGGAGATTCAGCTGGCACTGTTCTACAGCTACGGGAGTAACCCGCCGCTCTATCCGCAGTGGCAGGAGTACCTGCGGACGCATCAGCCGCCGACGCTCGTCGTCTGGGGGAAGAACGATGCGATCTTTCCGGCTGCGGGTGCTCATCCCTACAAGCGGGATCTGAAGGAGGTGGAGTTCCATCTGCTCGACACGGGGCACTTTGCTCTGGAGGAAGAGGGGGCCGTGATTGCCGGGCTGATCCGGGACTTCCTCGGCCGTCGTGTTGCGGACTGA